The Sabethes cyaneus chromosome 3, idSabCyanKW18_F2, whole genome shotgun sequence DNA window tatctttacacttgaagcagtgGATAATGTCGGtaactgacatatatttttgctgccagtcgaattgcgaaactctatgatctgacagtatgtgtgctgtgaacagAATTTAAacttggtattagtttgtaaagccactttaacacccttaagcagctttaaagtagtttgaaagctgtgagcctgaAGAAAGCCTCTACGGGTTTATAAAGCCTCTTTAACATCtgtaagcaaccgtaaaacggtttgatgtttatggctgtttagaagcggattgtttagcagaaaaactcgcaattaagcttgtttatcagctttggaggaaagctggTTTGAAAAAACTTAAAGTGGCTTAAAAATCGCTTGGTCAAACGACATTTGAGTGGTTTCTTCATGCAGCTTGGATCACCGTAAACCAACTCGCAAACAGCGATTgctcttgctgtttacgagttggttaaAGGTGATCCAGTGTGCgagatttttcgaaaacagatattgatgaagcctgcaagtcgtaggcgagaTAGATGGTGATGTTTAGTGCTCCTTGCAGGCGACTTGACAAAACTGCGTTAAAcgttcctctgacgataagtacaacgtcatCGGCGTAAGCAATGCTCTCATAACCAAGccgtgatagcttgtgaaggagtgcgttgGCCACTAGTGACCAGAgtaggggggagagaactcctccctgaggactagtgatgtccgaaattttcaattaatcgATTAATTGGTTAGCGTTGTATGCACTgatcgattagttcagtattcgtgttagtagtattcgactacaaatattcgaatatttcgtttaaaaattcgGTTAATCGGACGAATCTGAACGATTAATGAGGATTATTCGCACTTTTTTTAttccctttgaactattcgattaaggGATTACTCGTGCCCGCggtattcgattacaaattattcgattattccatgttttaatcgattactcgattaatcgagcgattaccggacatcactactgaggacatcctttgactgctgaaatcgtgaccgacgtattgcccaatgatgctgtaatttctctgctcaagagcattgcttgaatccagctcattgtagtgtggtcgattcctTTGTgaaagagagccgtattaattgttGCAAAGGACGTGTTATAGAAAGCGcattcaatatcaagaaaagcacaaaatgccgtctcttgatatctgagcgatttctcaattaacgtcactaagcagtgcagtgcggtttccgtagatttaccgtgttggtatacACGTCGATTttcatgtaacggagagtttatTAAGAGCTCATTGCAGATATAATTAtctgtgattttctccatcagcttaagaagcgttgaagtcagacttatcggtctgaaagccttaagcatggttttgtcttttttgccagccctAAGTATGAACatcacccttactttccgcctaTTTTCCGGGATATAACCCAAAGTGAAATAGgttcgaaagaggttgatgagctcggacattataacaccgtccgtttttgtaagaaaatgggttgAATACcaccggacctggagatttcattggttcaaaagagctgagtgcccattTGATCGGAACCTCCGTAGACAATCCGTGTGCAAGCAGAACCgagtcatttggcacattgtgtaacgACCCATTCGGCTGCTGCCCGCCTATGTCTcgtccagtggtcactgtcgaatcAAGGCAGTGCGTGTTCATTTAAACTTCCAGAGTTTTTCttgtggtaacagtgagactcccatgcccatcctcttttttaaattgccctagaccagcgtttcccaaatgggggttcggaATTCCGCAAAGAGATTCGCGAACCAAAAAGGATTGGGAACCGTTcccctagaccattgcagtggTGCTTGGACaccgctttctgcagacgcttagcctctggcagagtttgtatgctttcgcaaaatgtAACTcttgatttccttttggctttgcggagctcagcgttgtatttgatGAGgaaagctctgtagtcttccctgTTAGATGTGATTTTAGCTTTCCGGCGAAGATTGCTAAGCATCGCATCCatgatcctacattgcaggtcactagcggtgATATCTAgttcaactggagttcgtatattattatGATAGGAATTACGTGAGGAAATCAGATGTTCCCTAAAtgaactccaattggttttcctcggattcctgaattgttctctccTTAGAGGTTTAGCCTCGATGTCAAAAATAATATAtttgtggtctgataaacttagttcatcagagacatgccaatttttgactttctcagctatagagacGCTACATAGAGTAAGATCTAAGACCTCTTGTCTTAGTTTATAAAGTtgcgtttataaaggtggggtcattccctacattgaatgcattgacatcgttagaagtaaaatattcaagtaggtactcacccctgttgttggtgtccgagctgccccatatcgtgtggtgcgcatttgcatcCCAGCCAATCACGCACGGCCTGCTGACTGCCTTGCGGTATCACACGAGctcagcaacctcgggcggtagtatttcgtccttgtcccctggaaagtagaCGGATGCAAagactatctcctgcttccctctagtcgtcgggactaccacgacgtcgcgttggatgaattctgtaattggagaaaatgttattttcttattcaacagaatggcagtccaaggcttggactgtgtattacaatagatcaacttaccattagcgccggatagaccgaggatagtggtatcgttgatccatggctcctggatcagagcagccctcagctgctctttggtgaacctccggcataggatactagacgcgcccttgtcatggtggaggttcacctgaatgcagcgaaagctgctcattttgtggcaggattgccgttttcagcttgatccaatAATGGATCAAACCTAGGCGAACGGCAGCATTTTCCCTGAGTTGAGCAGCCGAGTCACCCACACCTTCGGTTGCTGCAGGTGACAGGCCGCcgatgtccgacccgcacttaacgaCGGATTGAGCTTCTGAGGTCTGCTTTTGACAGGTGGTTGCTGCGCACGCCTCTTGCGAGGTTATCGCAGCGCCCGTTCGCAGGATTGCATTGCTTGGCGGGGCACTCTCGGAGGGAAGGTCCACACTTTCCAACCTCAACGTTGCGggattgcattgtcttggtggtggcggggcgctcttagaagggagttccgctcgtaccgTTCTTGACTTTGCAGCAGATTGTTGagcctgtgttgatcagacctcccgcatgcgtgctttgccaaacatatAGTTTAGCATAAAGCGCTGCTTGGCGATCTGGCTTGCCGACTTTTGGGCAACCTCCATCAACATTTCCACGGTTTTTCCAAACACATTGCGACTGGgtatctgccacgcttgcgttgaaaagccgtcgttctgaaTTTCTGATTCTTGACGAATCTCAAAATTCTCTCATTCGTGGTGCCGCTACTGTCCTGAAAGTACCCTATAAAGGTATGAGCCTTTAGCAGGTCTTTCGTGTCGTAAGCCCGTAGTTGTGCCCCTTCCTACGGTACGAGAGTAGATGCCTTTTGCTCCAGCTATTTGACCGTGTTCTAGTCAGAGTAAGCCAGTATCAAGTAGCCGTCCTTaaactggcagctcctgaacttgggtCTAATGTCTGGAATCTCTTGGTCAGCTATGTGATCCAGAAGAATGGCGCGGACAGTCTGGGGCTGATTCGTAGTGCgcagggaaacgggataatcagccgtagttatggctacgCTGAAAGCGTCCACTATTTCTGTGTACGTACACCTCGAGGGTAATTTTGGTGCTTAAGGACTCGGCTCCCAGGCTCGGctgcgtggtctctttttagtggAACCTTTATTGCTAATATTCAGAGACTCTGTATCAGCTGATCGTTGCCTCTTGATAACGACCAGGTCCCGCTGGCCAGGCTGGCCGACCGACAGAAGGACGAGTTCCTCCGCTTCCTCCTTTGAGTTGTATGGCTAGTAAGCATCAAGAAATCTTATGTATCTACTACTATATTCTACTATTGGTTTCTGAATAGATTTGTATTAGTTGCATGTATAGCAAAGAAAGAtgcatcattatttttttaacataaCTGAATAGAAACATAGAAAGATTTTCCAGACATAGTGTTATCTTGTTATTTCGGATAAATCACCAACAGTAAAAATtgtgcttttatattttttcataatttctGCAGTTTTTGTTATAAAGATACGAGCTTGCTAGAAGAAATGCAGACCAGCTTAGTTTAAATTACGCGTGATATGTGCAATGCAAAAGCGTAATTGTGATCAGTAGAGAAAGTTAGTCCATTTTAGGTCGATTGTTGCGTGGTGCTCTTGTATCGACAGGCCGCACGCCAGCCAGCGCCGGTACTAGTCGCATATATCCATAAGTAAAAAGCAGATGAATCAAAAAGGTATAAAGATAGTAAAGTATGACTCCGTAATAGCGCGGAGTATAGCTTATTGCCATAAATTTTCCAACCATCATCATTAGTACTAAAGGAATGCTGCGTTTCCAATTCATGGGTGGAGATCTGAAATAACATATGAAACTTTTAGCTATAAGCAGAAAGATTATTTACTAATATTTTCTTACTTTAAAACAGGTCCTACAATTGCAAACGCAACTGATGATCCAGTGAGTCGTATGATACTAAACACCAGTGTAGTGCTAGGATCTAAGAAAAACGGATCGTCACACCACTTGAAGGCCATTTTTACCGACCACTGTGGATCCACGCCGATAAGCTTCTGTCCCCAATAAACTGTCAATAACATTAGACAAATGAGACAAAAATAAGCCATTCGTCTTTTTCTTGTCAATTTCGTCAAATGCTTTTCGAAGGTTAGTGACATTGTTAGCTTTGTCAGAGCAACTCCCAGTACGATACCAAAGATACATTGGTGCAAGAAATGACATCCGAAGTACATCCGAGAAATTGAAATGAACAACAGAATAGTGTAATAGCACACGCGAAGTGCAACTACAGCTGCTTTTCCATACTGTAATCCGGCTTCTTCAAATACAGAAAATATCACATATAAATATGTAGCCGACGTCATCAGGTGGCCGGACGGATTTCCCGGGCTTGGTTCACATGTATACTCATTCTGGTATATTTTGGGTCGGTTAAGCGTAGTAAATTCTTTTGTTTCACGAACCCACCAGAAAGGACGGTCCTCAGCCAGTATCCTGTGAAAAAACGAATTTTCtctttatatcgaaacaaatcgctttttttataaatgtaccATTTTAGCAATGTATTGAAATATTCTGTTAGTAGAACACTTAGCAATAACCTGGAATAAAGCCGGGTACTGAGACCGGCTACTAAAGGAATGACAGTAAGAAAGAGGATCTTTGGATCAAATGCTCTAGTAATCGTGGCCAAAAAATCTTCGTAGCGTGAAAAACTGAAATTAAGATAATAAAATTCAACTTTCCGCACTTAGAAATAGGAAAAACTGCAAACGTTTCTTACTTACACATCCTGTACGTATAGAATCTGGTAGATTTCACTTTTCAGTAACAAATCGAACAATTTCATAACTAGTTATTATAAGCAGAGAAGCGCAGTTTCTACTAGCCTCAATAAACAGTATAAATCATCACAAATGCTTTGCTTGTTACGTTTGATGGGTGTGAATTTTTCACTACATTAGTTGCTAGGAGAAATAGGGGGCTAGAAGTTGAAGGGGATTTCAAATGAATGGAACTATACAGTTTAGTTAAAATTGCGAAAGTGTCAGGATCAGCTGATAGGACCAGGAAATGAAACAGGATTGAGAATCACTGGTATGAGAAATTGACGGAAAATCGATACCAAATTTCACCACCCGTACACAAAAATGCGCATGTCCTTACAGAGCACGTGTTTCTGTTTGGCgcccgctttgaaaatttgaaatcagcgTTATAACTACCTTGAAAATACAGTGAATCTTTTTGTAATAACAATCGATGAGTTGAAAATACAGAATCTGTTAAATATCGTCACAGGTGCCTAGATCAGTTTGGATATATGATACGAAtcgaaaaattatataaaaatattACGCATTGTACGGTTTTATTTGCTCAGATATTTATGAATCTTTGTAATATTAGGGTTTACACTAAACCTGttcattttttatagtttttgaaTTGCACATCGTAACAACCATCTACAATTTAGATGCTCACTATTAATTACTATGATTTATTGAGTGCGTTAAACgaatttttttcctgtgtggactcatcactgcgaccagtatagttgatctattgtgatattgcccgggtgtttgctgtatgacctgcactgaatttctttttgcttttatcgctattgaatgagcgatatgcttattaaattttatgcgtgcttgtgtgtattgtggggtttacccttcctttaaagcttaatctactttacccatttATTCCTCAtgcactgccagtactatcccatattatagccgtccgaggactcattcgtttctctgaccagtacacttaactcactataggagggacttttgcagtGTCAAgagtgggtaaatttagaattcagcatgaaggaaaagtAAATAAGGTGGGGGGCAGtggctgagaataaacccatgctaaagtcactggacatcgaatggtttgattctattaagattcgaacccacgaccactcgcttgtcaaaacagactcgataaccttgcggctacggagcccccttaAACGAAATTAATAAACATACTGTAAAATTATAGTTTCACAGTACGACCGTACTAAGTTCAAAATCGGTATACACTATCGGACTATAAAGAAACTGTTTTTGTTatccataaaataaaaaaatagtccAGAGATATTGTTTCTAGTTAAAGACATTGGAACATGCACAATATGAAATTCTTACCAGTATGCTTAGCAGTTTGTTTTAACTCTCAATTGATTAACCGGGAACACATGAACGCGCTGACAAGACTGTCATCTGCGTATTATTTGTGTGAAGCTGAAGTATATGTCCAGTGGTCCAAGTTGACAGCTTATCTTTCAACTGATTTCG harbors:
- the LOC128743810 gene encoding glucose-6-phosphatase 3: MKLFDLLLKSEIYQILYVQDVFSRYEDFLATITRAFDPKILFLTVIPLVAGLSTRLYSRLLLSVLLTEYFNTLLKWILAEDRPFWWVRETKEFTTLNRPKIYQNEYTCEPSPGNPSGHLMTSATYLYVIFSVFEEAGLQYGKAAVVALRVCYYTILLFISISRMYFGCHFLHQCIFGIVLGVALTKLTMSLTFEKHLTKLTRKRRMAYFCLICLMLLTVYWGQKLIGVDPQWSVKMAFKWCDDPFFLDPSTTLVFSIIRLTGSSVAFAIVGPVLKSPPMNWKRSIPLVLMMMVGKFMAISYTPRYYGVILYYLYTFLIHLLFTYGYMRLVPALAGVRPVDTRAPRNNRPKMD